GCTACCATCGTGATTTTACATTTTAAATATTTGATTTTATATTGAATTGATTTAAAATTTCACATAGCCTTTAGGCTGAAGCCTGAGGCTATACGAACAAAGCCTGCCTCCGCAGGCTAAAAACCCAATTTTTTCATAGCCCACGCAGGTGGGCTTTGCTCGTATAGCCGTACCCTTTAAGGTGTCGGTTAATTTGAAAACAGTCCCCAGTCCCTAGTCCCCAGTCCCCTTCATGCCATCGGTTGAGGTTCTTTGACTTTCGCTGCCAACGACGTTGGGTCAACTGATTTTAGTTCACCGTGGTTGAGTGTCCAGCAACTGTCAGCGATCGCTAACATATCCCCAGCATCATGTGTCACAACTAACAGTGTCCAATGTTGTTTCAGCTTTGCTAATAAGTTTACCAATTGCCGACGCATTGACCAATCTAAGCCCGCTGTCGGTTCGTCCAGCAAAAGAACGTGTGGTTGGCGAATCAATTGTACCGCCAAAGCCAAACGTCGCTGCTGACCTCCACTTAAAGCATGAGGTGGTGTACTCAGAGATAAATGCTCTAATCCAACTTCTGTAAGTGCTTCTCTAACTCGGTCTGACCCTAGCTCTGGATGCCCTAAACGCAATTCTTCTAAAATAGTACCACCGCAAAAATGCCGCTCTGGAAACTGAAACACCAACCCGGCTAATTGTTGTAATTGTTCGGCTATAAGTACTTGTTCCCGCCATAAGACTCCGCCAGATGTCGGTTCGGCTAATCCTGATAAAATTTCTAGTAAGGTACTTTTGCCGGAACCAGAAGGACCAATAATTAAACCTAGTTGTTGCGCTGGTAAGTCCAAATTGAGTGATTTGAGAATTGGTGTAGGGCAAGCTGTGG
Above is a genomic segment from Tolypothrix sp. NIES-4075 containing:
- a CDS encoding ABC transporter ATP-binding protein; the encoded protein is MLYLRNLIYHPTACPTPILKSLNLDLPAQQLGLIIGPSGSGKSTLLEILSGLAEPTSGGVLWREQVLIAEQLQQLAGLVFQFPERHFCGGTILEELRLGHPELGSDRVREALTEVGLEHLSLSTPPHALSGGQQRRLALAVQLIRQPHVLLLDEPTAGLDWSMRRQLVNLLAKLKQHWTLLVVTHDAGDMLAIADSCWTLNHGELKSVDPTSLAAKVKEPQPMA